One Roseimaritima multifibrata DNA window includes the following coding sequences:
- a CDS encoding DUF1501 domain-containing protein, producing the protein MEYQQSRERRSHRSGPSVSSRRHIMASGAISLAGFALATLLQNEKLKAETPAKDPFLRPELEPKSFDVKPKKPHFQPTAKAMISLWMQGGPSHLDLFDPKPELDKMDGKTFEGDIKYDNAAEASSKLMASPWKFSKHGECGMELSELLPGLAGVVDDITMIRSMHTGVNNHGQSIQALQNGRILTGRPTVGSWLTYGLGCETDNLPAYVALIDPGQLPVMGVENWTNGFLPSVYQGTVIRPKEPRILNLDPPAHLKGVAQKEALGFLEQLNRQHLAEREGYQDLEARIASYELASKMQLAAKEAVDFSTETKTTLTMYGLDDPATKDFGARCLIARRLIERGVRFAQVFTENQRWDHHGSIASGLPTACKKVDIPSAALVKDLKQRGMLDSTVVHWGGEMGRLPVIENDNGPKRVGRDHNTYGFSMWVAGGGFKKGHVYGATDELGHKAVENVVNHFDYHATLLHLFGLDAERLNFDSNNRTMSLLDNQGGKVIKGLLA; encoded by the coding sequence ATGGAATATCAACAGTCTAGAGAGCGACGGTCGCATCGCAGTGGACCTTCGGTTTCCTCACGCCGTCATATCATGGCTTCTGGGGCGATAAGTTTGGCGGGGTTCGCCCTCGCAACTTTGTTGCAGAACGAAAAACTGAAGGCGGAAACCCCTGCAAAGGATCCGTTCCTTCGTCCGGAACTGGAACCGAAATCCTTCGACGTTAAACCTAAGAAACCCCATTTTCAGCCCACCGCAAAGGCGATGATTTCGCTTTGGATGCAGGGAGGCCCCAGTCATCTGGATCTGTTCGATCCAAAGCCTGAACTGGACAAGATGGATGGGAAAACCTTCGAAGGCGATATTAAATACGACAACGCCGCCGAAGCAAGTTCCAAGCTGATGGCTTCGCCTTGGAAGTTCAGCAAACATGGCGAGTGCGGGATGGAATTGTCGGAACTGCTGCCAGGACTGGCAGGCGTTGTCGATGACATCACGATGATCCGGTCGATGCACACCGGGGTTAACAATCACGGCCAGTCGATTCAGGCATTGCAGAACGGACGAATCCTCACCGGTCGGCCTACGGTCGGCAGCTGGTTGACCTACGGGTTGGGATGCGAAACGGACAACCTGCCCGCCTATGTTGCGTTGATCGATCCAGGTCAATTGCCGGTCATGGGTGTCGAAAACTGGACCAACGGGTTCTTACCTTCGGTCTATCAAGGGACCGTCATCCGGCCCAAAGAACCACGGATTTTGAACCTTGACCCTCCGGCACATCTGAAGGGTGTAGCCCAGAAAGAAGCCCTCGGTTTCTTGGAACAATTGAACCGCCAGCATCTGGCCGAGCGTGAAGGGTACCAGGATCTGGAGGCTCGAATCGCTAGTTATGAACTGGCGTCGAAAATGCAACTCGCTGCCAAAGAAGCGGTCGATTTCAGCACCGAGACCAAAACGACGTTAACGATGTATGGTCTGGACGATCCTGCGACCAAAGATTTCGGCGCTCGATGCTTGATCGCTCGCCGCTTGATCGAACGGGGCGTCCGGTTCGCACAGGTGTTCACTGAAAACCAACGCTGGGACCATCATGGCAGTATCGCCAGCGGGCTGCCTACGGCTTGTAAGAAGGTAGACATTCCGTCGGCTGCACTGGTCAAAGACCTTAAGCAACGCGGCATGCTTGATTCCACGGTTGTGCACTGGGGTGGCGAAATGGGACGCCTGCCAGTGATCGAGAACGACAATGGACCAAAGCGTGTTGGCCGGGACCACAACACCTACGGCTTTAGCATGTGGGTTGCGGGTGGCGGATTCAAGAAAGGGCACGTTTACGGAGCAACCGACGAACTGGGCCATAAAGCGGTCGAAAACGTCGTCAATCATTTTGATTACCATGCAACGTTGCTCCATTTGTTTGGCTTGGATGCGGAACGTCTGAACTTCGATTCCAACAACCGAACGATGTCGCTGCTGGATAACCAGGGCGGAAAAGTGATCAAGGGATTGTTGGCTTAG
- a CDS encoding PSD1 and planctomycete cytochrome C domain-containing protein produces MRSHSILAAVFLLGLALPLRAESDKQNAADSVSFEEDVRPILKAHCLECHGEGEETGGELDLRLSRFIHVGGDSGPGVVAGSPDESPLVERTASQDMPPGEVKLTEEDVDVLRRWVATGAKTLRPEPESIPDGVYVPPEEREFWSFRPIQNPEVPEVAALDRVRNPIDAFLLRRLEEEQMAFSPDADRQTFIRRATFDLTGLPPTRPEVEEFIADTDPQAVENLIDRLLESPAYGERWGRHWLDVVGYADSEGYTVDDPVRSHAYHYRDYVISAFNDDMPFDRFIREQLAGDEMIGYPKKNLSSEETAKLIATGFLRMVPDGTGKVSGEEKPLAQNQVMADALHVVGSSLLGLTLSCAQCHNHRYDPIPHAEYFQVRAIFEPAYDWKNWRNPGARLVSLYTDDDRKTAAEIEAEAKVVDAEYKKRAAELIAETLEDQLVHHVPEELHDAVRLAYQTPVKKRTEEQNAHLKKYPKILKISTGSLYLYDRELRGKLAGLKKAYAEKTETVVAATQEKALAEVAEEVAKPFAAALLVAADKRTKEQKDLIAAHPDLVVTAGNLAKHDKAAAAELAALKAEIDQTKERAPQLAAIRSRASAIRAKKPKEEFVRALTEIPAKVPETFLFSRGDHRNPRQEVKPAVLSIPAAGKAVEIPVDDENLPTTGRRLAYAKYLTSGEHPLVARVLVNRFWMHHFGKGIVTTPSDFGILGDRPSHPELLDWLATYFMTNEWSVKELHKLIMTSTAYRQALRTMPADGTDPDNRLLSGMSLRRLEAETLRDSVLAVSGKLNAKRFGPPVPVMADRVGQIVVGKENLSAGRPGAVIDMKGEDSRRSVYVQVRRSRPLGLLDTFDAPKMAPNCETRATSTVAPQSLLLMNSEFLLKRSSDFAGRLAEEAGEDRRAQVKLGWELALCQTPSEEQVDMAVAFIDQQEKHLSDSAEAAALAKADKTQTPQRLAVASFCQTLLGSNRFLYVD; encoded by the coding sequence GAAGAGACCGGCGGAGAATTAGATCTCCGGCTTAGTCGATTCATTCATGTCGGTGGCGACAGCGGCCCTGGCGTGGTCGCCGGTAGCCCCGACGAAAGCCCGCTCGTCGAGCGAACGGCCTCGCAAGACATGCCGCCTGGAGAGGTGAAACTGACTGAGGAGGACGTGGATGTCCTGCGTCGCTGGGTTGCGACGGGTGCGAAAACGCTGCGTCCCGAGCCAGAGTCGATTCCAGATGGTGTCTATGTTCCACCTGAAGAGCGTGAGTTTTGGTCCTTCCGGCCGATTCAAAATCCTGAGGTCCCTGAAGTGGCTGCTCTGGATCGCGTTCGAAATCCCATCGATGCCTTCTTGCTGCGTCGCCTGGAAGAAGAACAGATGGCGTTCTCGCCTGACGCGGATCGTCAGACGTTCATCCGTCGCGCTACCTTCGACCTAACGGGCCTTCCGCCCACTCGGCCAGAAGTTGAAGAGTTTATTGCGGATACCGACCCGCAGGCTGTCGAGAATTTGATTGACCGCTTGTTGGAATCACCTGCCTATGGGGAACGTTGGGGCCGGCACTGGTTGGATGTCGTCGGCTACGCCGATTCCGAGGGATACACCGTGGATGACCCTGTCCGCTCCCATGCCTACCATTATCGTGACTACGTGATTTCGGCGTTTAACGATGACATGCCATTTGATCGCTTCATCCGCGAGCAATTGGCGGGTGACGAAATGATCGGCTATCCCAAGAAAAATCTGTCCAGTGAAGAAACGGCAAAGCTGATTGCAACCGGTTTTCTACGGATGGTCCCCGATGGGACCGGCAAGGTTAGTGGCGAAGAAAAACCTCTCGCTCAGAATCAAGTGATGGCCGATGCCCTGCATGTCGTGGGCAGTTCGTTGTTGGGGTTAACGCTCAGCTGTGCACAGTGTCACAACCATCGCTACGATCCGATTCCGCATGCCGAGTACTTTCAGGTTCGCGCGATTTTTGAACCAGCCTATGACTGGAAGAATTGGCGAAACCCCGGCGCCCGACTGGTATCGCTCTATACCGACGACGATCGGAAAACGGCTGCTGAAATCGAAGCCGAAGCGAAGGTGGTCGACGCCGAATACAAAAAACGCGCGGCAGAGCTGATCGCGGAGACCTTAGAAGACCAGTTGGTCCATCATGTTCCCGAAGAACTGCACGACGCGGTTCGCTTGGCCTATCAGACGCCGGTCAAAAAACGGACCGAAGAACAGAATGCCCATCTGAAGAAGTATCCCAAGATTCTGAAGATTTCAACCGGTTCTTTGTATCTTTACGATCGAGAGCTACGCGGCAAACTGGCCGGGTTGAAGAAAGCCTACGCTGAAAAGACCGAAACGGTTGTTGCCGCGACACAAGAAAAGGCTCTCGCTGAAGTCGCCGAGGAGGTTGCCAAACCGTTCGCAGCCGCTCTGCTTGTTGCCGCGGATAAGCGTACGAAAGAACAAAAAGACTTGATTGCCGCACACCCTGACCTGGTGGTGACCGCGGGCAATTTGGCTAAGCACGATAAAGCGGCCGCTGCGGAATTGGCGGCGCTGAAAGCGGAAATCGATCAGACTAAAGAACGTGCGCCGCAATTAGCAGCGATCAGGAGCCGTGCCAGTGCGATCCGGGCCAAGAAGCCGAAAGAAGAATTCGTGCGGGCGTTGACCGAAATCCCAGCGAAGGTTCCTGAAACGTTTTTGTTTTCTCGAGGCGATCATCGCAACCCACGCCAGGAAGTTAAACCAGCTGTCTTGTCGATTCCTGCCGCTGGCAAAGCGGTTGAAATTCCTGTCGACGATGAAAACCTACCGACCACCGGTCGCCGTTTGGCCTACGCCAAATACTTGACAAGCGGCGAGCATCCACTTGTCGCAAGGGTTTTGGTCAATCGGTTTTGGATGCACCATTTCGGAAAAGGGATCGTAACGACTCCGAGTGATTTCGGGATCTTGGGCGATCGCCCTTCGCATCCAGAGTTGCTTGATTGGCTGGCCACTTACTTCATGACGAACGAATGGAGCGTCAAGGAGTTACACAAATTGATAATGACTTCGACGGCCTATCGACAGGCGCTGCGAACCATGCCGGCGGATGGAACCGATCCAGACAATCGCTTGTTAAGCGGGATGTCGCTTCGACGCCTAGAAGCCGAAACATTGCGAGACAGTGTCTTGGCGGTCAGTGGCAAATTGAATGCTAAGCGATTCGGACCTCCTGTTCCCGTGATGGCCGACCGCGTCGGACAAATCGTCGTTGGTAAGGAAAACCTGAGTGCAGGTCGTCCTGGTGCCGTGATCGATATGAAGGGAGAAGATTCAAGACGCTCCGTCTACGTACAGGTGCGTCGAAGCCGTCCGCTGGGGCTGCTTGATACTTTTGACGCTCCCAAAATGGCGCCGAATTGTGAAACACGCGCTACGTCGACTGTTGCTCCACAGTCTTTGTTATTGATGAACAGTGAATTCTTACTGAAGCGCTCAAGCGATTTTGCTGGCCGGCTTGCCGAAGAAGCTGGTGAGGATCGAAGAGCTCAGGTGAAGCTTGGCTGGGAACTGGCACTGTGCCAGACGCCAAGTGAAGAACAAGTCGATATGGCTGTGGCGTTTATTGACCAACAAGAAAAGCACCTAAGCGATTCCGCGGAGGCTGCGGCGCTGGCAAAAGCGGACAAGACGCAGACCCCCCAACGTTTAGCGGTCGCTAGTTTCTGTCAGACGCTTTTGGGTTCAAACCGTTTCCTATACGTAGATTAA